The Lutra lutra chromosome 1, mLutLut1.2, whole genome shotgun sequence genomic sequence ACCCTGGAGCCAGGCCTACAGTGGGAGCGCAGCTGGATACTCCCAGCTTCCCACTGGAGGGCCAAGGCCAGCAGGTGACCAGCTTCCGGGCACATGGCCTATGCTGAGAGCCCTTGGCCGGCACCCCCCTCTGGGTCCAGATGGTGTTGCTGCAGCAGATGGGGAAGCAGGGGGCAAGATGTCCTGTGCTCTGACCTGATGGGGAGTCCCAGCTGGGCATCTGGGAGGAGGAGCCCTGTGGCCCACTCAGCAGCCCTGGCCCAGAGTTAAATTATGACCAGGAAGgtcaggaaggtggggaggagggacactgGGTCCTAATGCCCTGGTGACAGGCGCCCTGCCCGTCCGCATGCTCTTACCCTTTCACACGACCCCAGGTGGGGCAGGCAAAGGTTTGTGGACACACCCCAGCTCACCTCACCAGGACAGTCTGGAGCCGTTCTCCTTCCAGAGGAAAAGCCCTGGCAGGTCTTTCTAGTCCCGAAGAACAGCCATTAGGATTGTGTCCATACCCCTGGGAGTCTCATCCACCAATTGTCAAAAACCTACTTCCCCAGAGGCCATCCTCTGTGCAGGGGGCCCTGCGCTGTGCCAGCAGGAAACAGGGACAGCtgcaagggagagggagcagagactTTCAGACCTGCATTTCCCACTGGGCTGGGAGCCCGGCACTCCCCCGTCTCCTCCGTCTGccccacacagccacacacaaGGTTGGGCACATGTGCCCCCCATAAAGTGCTTGCTGGTGACCGACCAGTTCCTCTGGGAGCAGGCTGTGAGGTAGACCAGGCAAGCCGGAACGTGGGGCCAGACTGCAAGGGTGGAGGCCAGGATTTATTTATCTCCATCCCGCCTCCTCTACAACCTCCTCCGAGGTCTGTTCAGTAAATGCATGTGTACCGGCATGGCAAGCCTGATAGCTTGCAGAGGCCCGCTGCCCTCATCCGGGGCCCTGCACAGACTCTTGTATACAGTAAGTACATAATGAATGGGtgggctgggcacctgggtggctcagccggttaagcgcctgccttcggcccaggtcacatgcccggggtcctgggatcgagtcctgcggctggctccctgctcagggggggcctccttctccctttgcctctgctgcactctctttctttctctgtgccaaataaataaataaatctttgaaagaaagaaagaaagacaaacaggTAGGCTCAGGCAAAGACAGGAGTCAATCTGTTAAGAGGCACTCCAAGTCCAGAGAGGttccctggaggaggtgggattGGAGTGGGCATCTCCTGTCAGGCCCTCCATGACTTCCATTGTCCTGCCCCAGGATCATCGAAGGTGTGACCTACCCAGGGAATATCAAGGAGAAGGCTGCAGCCCAGGAGCAGTACAGCCAGGCTGTGGCCAGAGGAGAGAGTGCTGGCCTCGTCAAGTGAGCCGAAGATGGCGGTGGGAGGGACCCCAGGGGGTTGGCACAGAGGCTGCCCCTGCCTTCAGCCCTGTACACCCTCTTCAGCCCCCTGCCTGGCCTGGAGGGGCAGATCTGATGCTCTCTTCCCGCAGGGCCACCGGAAGAAAGACAGAGCAGTTCCAGGTGTCGGTCAGTGTGGCTCCTTCTGCCAAGGTCACCTTCGAGCTGGTGTATGAGGAGCTGCTCAAGCGGCATCTGGGAGCGTATGAGCTGCTGCTGAAAGTCCAGCCTCAGCAGCTGGTCAAGCACCTGCAGGTACTGGCACTGCCTGCTCCCGGGGGGCCTCTAGGAAGACATGTGCTCTGCTGAGAGCAGCCCATCCTTCCCCTCTGCGTCCTGTGAGGCCCAACCCCAACTCCCCACTGACCCAGTGATCCCCACTTCTTGCCTCCAGATGGACATTCATATCTTCGAGCCTCAAGGTATCAGCTTTCTGGAGACAGAGAGCACCTTCATGACCAACGAACTGGTAGACGCCCTCACCGTCTCACAGAACAAGACCAAGGTGGGCCTGCCACAATTGGCAGGCAAGGGTCCCAGGGGCCTGTTGTCAGGCCAGCCTTATGGGTGTGTCCAAAGAGCAGGACAAGTGGGCAGACTCTGAGCTGGAGGGACTTTGGAGGTCTGTGTCCATACTGGCATTTGGCAGAGGTGGAGGACAAGGCCTAAAGAAGGCTGCTGGGTGCTGGTGTGAAGTCCAAGATCGGGGAGAAGGCCATGGGGAGGAGCCAGAGTGAGGCCCCCACAGCAGGGAGGGGCCAACAGCTGGATCCTGCACAACCTGAGCCCAGCCTCTGCTCACATGGCTCCCACTTCTCTGTATGGAGGCAGTCTCTCCAACAGCTTGGCCTCAGAGAATGTTCCCTGGACTGTGGCCCAAGACAGCATCCTAGAATTCTTGCTTCAGAAGGGGTGTGGGTGACCATGAGGATCCTCCCAactccagcctctccctccccaggctcaCATCCAATTCAAGCCCACGCTCTCCCAGCAAAAGTCATCAGGGCAGCAGGACACAGTCCTGAATGGCAACTTCATCGTCCGCTACGATGTGAACAGGACTATCTCTGGCGGCTCCATTCAGGTGTGTGGTAAGCTTTAAGGTGAGAGTAGGACAACCAGAAAAGGGCCTGAGCTTGCATGCTctagaaagaaaggcagaataaCTGCCCCTACTTATCAGGGTGAACCAGTAGCAGAACagactgaaaacaaataattttattatgctGTCCCTGAAATAGTTTTCTTTTGGAGGCACAAAAGTTTCACCTCTGCTAGAGAGATGCCCTGCAGGATTTCCCTTATTGCCTTGCCTGCCAGGAGGCTCACAGTTCAGTTTTATACTCAATGGCAGTAGCTTCTTTCACACAAGTCTCTGGCATCATTGTGCTTTCCCTTTTCATCTTTATTGGaccttgttttaaagtctttacTCTTTTGAGGGATTTCAGGGTAATTATGTCTAAACTTTTTAAGGTAAGTTGCCTCAAATACTAAAACAAATAGGTGATGAAGTGGGAGTACAGTTGTCGTGGGccatgtgtgagcaggggagatAGGGGAGGGGCTGGACTGAGCCGTCGAAGATGGTGAAGACTTGAGGAGGACAGCAgtgggacacagagagagggggctgCATGTAGAGAGGAACCCAAGGATTAGGATGAGAAGGCTGCTTCCGGGGCAGGGCAGGCTGCATGCAGCTCTTTTTACCTGGGTTTGTTTCACTGTGATCACAGATCGAGGGTGGCTACTTTGTGCACTACTTTGCCCCCGAGGGCCTGCCCACGATACCCAAGAATGTGATCTTCGTCATTGACAAAAGCGGCTCCATGAGGGGCAGGAAGATCCAGCAGGTGGGTCCCCCTGGCTCAGGGCATGGCCCTGGAAACTCACACATGCCTCACACCATTAGCTCTGGTCCAGGAGgcactctccttcctccatcttcctggGTAGGGGGCACCCAGGGGTTGAGACTGGCCAGAGTGTGGGCAGGGTCTGCCCTTAGAGCATTGGCCATGGGAGCCCAGGGATGCCCCCCAAGTCCACTTGAGCCCCAGAGAAGTCCTACTCAGACACCCTCCTGagtctcccacccccctgcccagaCCCGGGAAGCCTTAATCAAGATCCTGGATGACCTCAGCCCCAACGACCAGTTCAATCTTGTCAGCTTCAGCGGGGGCGCAGCCCAGTGGAAGCCCTCGCTGGTGCCGGCCTCAGCTGAGAACGTGAACCAGGCCAGGAGCTACGCGACCGGAATCCAGGCCCAAGGAGGTGAGCACCTCCGGGCCCCTGCCGCCTAGGGGGCTTCCAGCGCAGCAAGCCCAGCCTGGGGAGCTGGGATGGAAGCTGCCACCCTGAGAGTACGTGCCCCCCAGGGACCAACATCAATGACGCGATGCTGATGGCCGTGCAGCTGTTGGACAGTGCCAACCAGCAGGAGCTGCTGCCGGAGGGGAGTGTCTCCCTCATCATCCTGCTCACCGATGGCGACCCCACCATGGGTGAGGGCACCGCCAGCAACTCCAGGGCACACAGCCCTGGGGGCACGGACAGCTGTGCCGTGGGAccccaggcaggggtgggggggcgtaTCTGAGACCCCTCTGGCTCTGCAATTCCAGAAAGATCTTTGAACAAATCACTGTTTCCTCACTCCCCCTTCTCAACCCGCTGGGTCCAGGGGAGACCAACCCTGCAAGGATCCAGAAGAATGTGAAGGAAGCTGTAGGTGGCCAGCACAGCGTCTTCTCCCTGGGCTTTGGCTTTGACGTCAGCTATGCCTTCCTGGAGAAGCTGGCGCTAGACAATGGCGGCCTGGCTCGGCGCATCTATGAGGACTCGGACTCTGCCCTGCAACTCCAGGTGCCAGAGGGCCCCCGGCGGGCTGCACgggtgaggcaggcagagccCAGTCCAGCACTCGTGACACTGCCCCCCACCGCCTTGCAGGACTTCTACCAAGAAGTGGCCAACCCATTGCTGACAGCAGTGACCTTCGAGTACCCCAGCAACGCCGTGAAGGACGTCTCCCAGGACAACTTCCGACTGCTCTTCAAAGGCTCTGAGATTGTCGTGGCCGGGAAGATCCGGGACCAGAGCCCTGATGTGCTCTCAGCCAAAGTCAAGGGGAAGATGGTGAGTGTGGGCAGCCACTCTGCAGGCGAGGGCCGCCAGGGCAGGCAGTCAGAGGGGCTGGCTTCCAACCCTACCCAGCCGGGCTCCAGCCACCGGCCTTGCGCAAGTCCCACGGTGCTCTCGGCTGCTTAGAGGGGACACCCAGTGGTCCGTCTGCGCTGCTGCTGGTCTTGAGAGCACCAGGGGCTTGGCACGCCCTCCTGCCCTCGCACCGGTGCTCGGAGGTTGCGTTCAGGCAGGGGTGACTGCTCCCATTTTGCAGACGAGCAGGCTGAGATCCAGACAGGGCAGGCAACTTGCCTCGGGCCCCAGTGTAGCCAGGTCAAGAGCCCGGGTCCCCACGCGGTGCCCCAGCTCTGGCCACCTTTCCTGCCTCTGCCATGGGAAGCCTTCTCATTCCACGGGGAGAAACAGCATCTGCTCTGTGCTAAGTCCTCCAGGCCCTACAGATCCTGTCGTCCCAGGAAAGGCAGTGGAGGGAAATCATCACACAAACAGGGAGCTACAGGTGGGGAGGTTGCCAACAGGAGAGACTCGAAGACTCAGGGGAGCAGCCCTAGGAACCCAAACCTGATCTGGGAATCAGGGGGAGCTACCTGAAGGAGGCCCAGCTGAGGCTGAAGGACGAGTGGGAGACAATAGAGATGTGGAATGGTAGAGGAACATTCTGGGCTTGCATGGCAAGCAGGCAGCCTGTGTGGGAAGAACAGCAGGTGGGTGAGTCAGGGGACacagaggggatgggaggggagtggggggggaggcagggcgggggggcaAGGCCTTGCCTTGGAGGAAGTAGCCAAGTATTGTGATGGGCGTCGCCTGCCCTGTGGCCCACCtgtctggattcaaacccagctctgccacctcccaGAGGTGAGGCCAGGGGCAGATCATTTAaccttcctgtgcctcagtttccttaggtGTGAAAATCAGAATAGATCAGTTACCTTACCCACCTTGTAAGGCTGCTGTGGGGATTAATGTCTGGCCCTAGTTTAAACACTCCATTCACGTTAGCTGCTAAAATAACCTGAAGGGCAGGGGTTCCCAAAGCGCAAAACTCAGGGTGACTCAGGGGAGTTTataaacatgtctttttttcagtagttgtgcatttattttatttttttaaaagattttatttatttatttgatagaagacacagcaagagagggaacacaagcagggggagtgggaaagggagaagcaggcttcccgctgagcagggagcccaatgcggggttccatcccaggaccctgagatcatgacctgagctgaaggcagcggcttaatgactgagccacccagacacccctgtgtatgtattttaatgtGTCTCCTGCAAAATAGAACTTGAACGCCAGGCCTAAGATTTTTGCAGGTGTGATTGTTTGGGACAAAGCCAGATAAATAGTATTCATCTATTTAAAGTCCATTTAAGGAAAACGATCAAACAAATTGCTGTGTGTGTGGACAGGGCGAAATTCATGTTGGTGGCCTATGTGACACGGTTTTAGGAAACGAGGCTGTGGGTGAGATGGAGAAGGTGGTCCCAGCAGGGGTAGTGGGATTTGATCCATGATAAGGTCTTCAGCTGTTGTTTGGAGCAGTGGTGAGAGAGGGCAGGTTTCCTCTGTCCCTGGACCCCACTTCCCAGACTGCGGGCAGGGCAGCCCAAGAGCAGGAGGCCTGGCCCTGAGGAAGGAAGCAGCAGTCTCCCAGAGCTTGGCACCTGCTGTATTGCCACATCCCATCGCCCCCAGCTCCAGCAGAGGGCACCAGCTGGGCAGGGGACAGCTGGTTGGGGGGCCCCGAGGCCTATCAGGGCCGTGACACCTGAGTTCTCTTCTCAACTCTGCCTCTGACTGTTAGAGAAGGCTCTTCTCTCTTGGTCCCCAGAGTCTCCACCTTTGAGGTGAGTGTGGAGTGCCTGTGGGGCCCCTTTCTGCCCCCCACACTGCAGTTGCACGTCCTTTCTGCTGCTGTTTCTACCCTGGCCTGGGGTTTGGATCCcattctcatttccctttctctggaaGGGTCGGTCTGACCTGAGCTCCTGGCTCTGGGCCTGCCATGTCGGCCTTGGCAAGGCCCTCACTGCTCCTGCCTGGGCTGGGCCCGTCTTTCCAGCACATGCAGAACATCACCTTCCAAACGGAGTCCAGTGTGGTGGAGCAGGAGAAGGAGTTCCAGAGCCCCAAGTACATCTTCCACAGCTTCATGGAGAGACTCTGGGCATACCTGACCATCCAGCAACTGCTGGAGAAAATGTGGGTGGCCTGTACCCTCGAGGGCCCTCTGGGGCCACCACACACAGCCCAAGCACCTTCCCAAGCtttcccctggggtggggggcagctgcaACTGGCACGGGGTATCTCCCGGGCATAGAGAGAGGCAGTGGTGGCATTGTGGGTAAGCTCTAGGCTCTCCCAGGTGGAACCTCCCAGAAGGgtctggaagggagggagactcTAACCCAGCATCTGGGGAGGACACGCCGAGCCTCTGATGTCCCCCACCTGCAGGGTTTCAGCTTCCAATGCTGAGAAGCAGGCCCTCGAGACCCAAGCTCTGAACTTGTCACTCCACTACTGCTTTGTCACTCCTCTCACGTCCATGGTGGTCACCAAACCTGAAGGCAAAGAACAGTCTGAAGTTGCTGAGAAGCCTATGGAAACCGGTAGGTGTGAGAGTAGGACCCCAGCCTTCTCGGCAACACAGTTTTGACTCAGCATTCTCCAGAGCCTTTCCCCCCGCGTCCCCACTAAGTCCCTGACCTAGCTACCCCTAATTTCCCAGGAGCCTTGGGACACTGctcccatctcacagatgagaaagctaaGGCCAGGTCTGCTGACCCCAGAGTTCAACGCACCTATTCAGTGCTGGGGTTAGGAAACAGGGTTAAACAGAAGCACTTCGAACTTGTCGAAAGCATCCTAACAGcgttatttccttttctgtctctttttgttttatccagaaaacaaacacaagaacTTCCACTCAGGTAAGGGCCTAATTCCCTCAaaggctgggctgggggacagTCGGCTGACACAGATTCTGAGGCATCAGCCCCACGAGGTTGCCAGCTCAGCCCTGCTGCCAGGAGTGGGTGTTGTCTGCCACTCACGCCCTGTCCTGCGCACTTAGGGACACAATCCCTGGTCAGCGAGGGACCCCAGAAAGGTATAACCAAGAAGCAAACCCAGGTCCCTCTGATTTCCAGGTTATCCACTCTCTAGATTTCCTACTACAGGATACAGAAGGTCCAGAATAACAGGTGGcaaaggaggaaaggggaaggggtgggggagattaACAGGACCTTGACCCCAGGCCACAGACTGGGTTCTGCCCTGGTTGTTGGGGGCGTTACTTGCCTGGCTCCCTTGGCTAGCTGGTGGGGCtgggactcaggtcatgatatctgaTCAGGAGGCATCTATGCAGACTCTGTCCTCACGGAAACAAGAGGCTATAGAGGACAAGGTGGTTTGAGtcgggggcgggggatgggggctCATAtcccaggggcagggtgggggttgctCAAGAAGGGTCCATCATTCCCACGCTGAATTTCTCCTGGCCATGGGGAGTTAGCTCCCAGAGTGATTAATGTGGGGGCGGGGACCATCTGCCCTTTCCTCATACCTCTCCTGGCCTGGGTCCCTGAGCCCTGGCTGCGGGGAGCCATGACACTGCTTGAGAGAAGGCTGCATGTGTCAACTTTTCCAAAGCTGGAACTACCAGGAAGAGACCTAGTGACCTAGGGAGAGCCGGACCACCGGGACCTCCTGACGTGCCTCATTATTATCCACTCTACCAGATTGCTGGAGAATCACTGCTACCGGACACGTTGTTAGGTTAGCCACTTTCTGACCTTCTGAGGGTCTAATTTCTTCAAGATGATCGTTGAACATGGCCATAGAGTTGGAGAGGTAAAGCACACAGGACAGGGCGGGGCACAAGCCCGGGAGAGCTGCTGTGGGGCATGACATGATGTAATGTGTCCTTTATTTTCACGGAATTGGATTCATTACACTCTGGAGTCTGGCTCAGGATGGAACCTTCTAGAAAGGGAAGTCTTCCTCCCTTTCAAAGCCAGTGGTGGACCCTTGAGCTGTTTCTGATCTCCAGGTCTGGACTCAAAAACAGCACTGAGCCAGGCTAGACCTCCTCTCCATTATCCCTGAGAGCATGCTCTCCTATTTGCAAATCCCATGGCAAAGGCTCTTCTAAGTCCTGCATAGGTGTGGCAGGGGTTGAGGGGCTTTGTAGGGGGCGGGCAGCTGTGATGATGGCTGGGGGTTGCGTGCTGATTGCTCTCAGTCCTGACTgccctcttcctttctgtttccggCTGGCCCTGCCCTGATGCCTGCTTTGGCGTCGTCAGCCCCCTCCATTCCTGGTGGAGCATTCCGGAGTGTGGATTTAAGAGCCAGAGATACCTTCCTGGCCAGAGTCCCTGCAGTAGCTTCTGGCCCTGTGACAGGGAGACTCTGGGAGAGGAAAGCCTCGGGTCGCTCTACAGACTTACCACGTGGGTTCCCCAGTGTTGAGGTTGAGAGAGTGCCCTGGCTACATATACCCATGTCTCTGTCCCGCCCCCCATTCTCTGGGAAGGGGCTCCCTAAACCTAgacttttccttctttcagagCCACCCAAGACAACCTCACTCCCAGGTAAGTTGCCAGCCTCCCTCAGGCCTGCCCCCCCTCTTGTCCTTGTCTCCCAGCCTTCTCTACCTACTCTAGGAACCATAGCTGCTGTCCCAGCCCCCATCCAGGCACCACCTGTCATCCTGACGCTGCCCGGACAGAGTGTGGACCGTCTCTGTGTGGACATCAAGCACTCTCAGGGGCCGATGAACCTGCTCTCAGACCCTGAGCAAGGTGAGAGGGGCACATCCCATCATCCACCCAGAGAAGCCCAGACACCTCTCACTCCCGGCATACTACCCCAGAGACTCAGATGGGAAACCTGCTTGTGAAGACACATACCCCGCCCCATGCAGGCCTGTCCCAGATCCCGGCACTGCCACCCCTGAGCACCCCTATGCAGGTCTGGGTGGCCTGGGCACTCCAGGATGACGAGATGTGGACTTGCCCCCCAGGCCCTGCCATACTtcgggggtggggagacagactTGGGCACAGATGAGCTCCATGGCCTTGAGTCAGTGCCCAGAGCGACATGGAAGCAAACccagaggaggggacaggagcTATTGGGAATgcgggggtggagaggcaggggtGGCTACACAGGGTCATAAAGGAGTGACTGGGCCTTGGCAGACAAGTAGGGGTCCActaggcagaggaaggggaaggcagaagcAGAGCGCTAGAGGGTGCTGGTGGGACTATGGAAGGTGTGGAGGTGGTGAACGGTCTTACTGCTTGAACTGAGTGTTGGGTTGGATACCAGGAGGCCCAGTGCTCGGGGATGCCCTACGCTCACCTGCAGAGCAGGCCAGAGTCCATTAGCACAGACGGCTCCCTTGTTCCTCCCACGCCCACACAGTTCCCCCCCCCACTTCCCGCCTGGCCTGTAGTCTGCTCACAGAGGAGGGGGGCACCACCCCTTTTCCATCTTGCCCTTGGCCATGGCGCCTCGTCAGGCCAAGCATGCCCCAGGGGCCTTACGAACATTCGTGGATTTCCGACACCATCTCCTTTCTCAAAGGCCCGTCTGAAACTGGCCATCACTGAAGATTCAGGGGTCCTTGCACAGCCATCTGAAACCAAGGGATGAGGGGAGAGACTGTAGGAACCAGCCCCCCCGTGGGAGGGagtgtgggagagagggaggcagggaggtcaGCTGGTGAGAAGGGGTCTGGGTGTACCTCCCACTCAGGCCAGTGCCCAGCTGGGGCCATGGTCTTGacctctctgccccctgctctcTCAGGGATTGAGGTGACTGCCCAGTACAAGACAGAAAAGGCCCAGTTCTCGTGGATCAAGGTGACCTTCAAGAACCCCGAGCTGCAGGTTCACGCCTTCTCTGAGCACGTGGTGGTGACCCGGAATCGAAGAAACTCTGCCTACAAGTGGAAGGAGACGCTGTTCTCAGTGATACCTGGGTACGTCTGGCCTGGGTCCCTCTCTGGCCACATGAGTTAGCTGGGGACAGTGTCAACAGGTGACCTGAGCCCACCAGCCTGCAGACGGGGTTGGCTGGGCATGAGTCTTCTGCAGTGGGCTGTGCCCGCAGGAGGAGCAGAGACGCCGAGCACTCCAGGGGGCACCGAGCAGCTAGGCTGGGGCCTAGCTGGCCTCATACCCAACCCAGGCCACTGTCCCAGGCGAGGCACGGTGTGGTTTGGAGCTAGCTCTGCTGCTAatcctgtgtgaccctgggcaggctGCTCACCcgctctgagcctgtttcctcacccaTCACCAGAGATAATCACCCAGCTCTGAGTCAGAAGATCCAGTGAGAGGACGTGGTCCCGGGGCACTTTGCCCCTTAGACAGCGCGGTGCCCACGGGGTGCTGTGGAGGGCAGTGCTGTCAGTGTGGCAAGGTAATGACAATAATTAGGAGCTGCAGAGCACTGTCCCCCAGGGGAGTTTAGGAATGTCATCCTGAGCATGCTCCTGGCCCACCATCAAACCCTGGGCTGCTGGTGGGTAATGCAAGTGGATGGAGGCCTCTTCTAGGTGAGGCTGTCCCACCGCAGAGCCTTCCAGAGGCAGCTCTCCAGCTCTGGGGGTgctgggagtggggcagagaagCCTGACCCTCTTTGAGCCGTGCCCTGCCACCCCCCAGCCTGTACCAGGCGCAGAGAGCCTTGCCtgctgccctctccctgccccacagcaGACACTGGTTTCCACTTGACAAATGAGTGCGTGCCTAGAAAATCCAAGGGCTTCACCTGAAAAACGCCCAGTTTCGTAAGAGATCTTAGTTTCTGTTTATCTGATAAACGCACAGAGAATGACAGCATTTCTGTGCCTCGGACATACACGCTAGAAGGTAGAATAAAGAATTCCTATCACCAGCAGTGAGGAAAAGTCCAAATATTTTCACGAGGTACAGAAGATACACATAGGGAAACAGACCACATTTTGTACGTTGCCTCGAAGACAGTGTCAGTTTAGGGCAATTCCGTTTAAAATAAACTCAGAGTAACAGCAGGACCCTATTCAACATGCTTAAAAGAATCTAACATtcctaaggaaacaaaaaagtaagAATTTCAAAGATtatcttaagtaaaaaaaaaggacaggctGGAACAAAAAGGGACTTGCTCTTCTAGACCCAAATGTCACACTGGTCCTCCGAAGAAAGTGGCAGTGGCCATAAGAGCGAAAGGGACTGAGTAAATATACCAACACCCGCTGAAATCCCATCAGACTAACTTATGAGAAACCAAATCTAAGAGAAccagggagggaaaggagctGTTGTTTTATCTGATAAAGTTAACATCGGTCCCAGTTTACCATGAGGAGAGGGAAGCCCGCGAGACTGAAGGATCTTGGCCCCCGAGGCCACAGTAGGAATTCCTGAGGACAAGAGGGGAACCCCTGCCAGCTCCCAGCCCAACTGCTCAAGACCCCGGGTTTCCCCACAGCCTCAAGATGACCATGGACAAGGCGGGGCTCCTGCTTCTCAGCAGCCCAGACAGAGTGACCATCGGCCTGCTACCCTGGGATGGCCCTGGGGAGGGGCTCCGGCTTCTTCTGCGGGATACAGACCGCTTCTCCAGCCG encodes the following:
- the ITIH4 gene encoding inter-alpha-trypsin inhibitor heavy chain H4 isoform X1, with the translated sequence MKTSGPGCTRGIVLVLLSLLAALCTTTAQKNDIDIYSLTVDSKVSSRFAHTVVTSRVVNRADIAQEAKFQVELPKRAFITNFSMIIEGVTYPGNIKEKAAAQEQYSQAVARGESAGLVKATGRKTEQFQVSVSVAPSAKVTFELVYEELLKRHLGAYELLLKVQPQQLVKHLQMDIHIFEPQGISFLETESTFMTNELVDALTVSQNKTKAHIQFKPTLSQQKSSGQQDTVLNGNFIVRYDVNRTISGGSIQIEGGYFVHYFAPEGLPTIPKNVIFVIDKSGSMRGRKIQQTREALIKILDDLSPNDQFNLVSFSGGAAQWKPSLVPASAENVNQARSYATGIQAQGGTNINDAMLMAVQLLDSANQQELLPEGSVSLIILLTDGDPTMGETNPARIQKNVKEAVGGQHSVFSLGFGFDVSYAFLEKLALDNGGLARRIYEDSDSALQLQDFYQEVANPLLTAVTFEYPSNAVKDVSQDNFRLLFKGSEIVVAGKIRDQSPDVLSAKVKGKMHMQNITFQTESSVVEQEKEFQSPKYIFHSFMERLWAYLTIQQLLEKMVSASNAEKQALETQALNLSLHYCFVTPLTSMVVTKPEGKEQSEVAEKPMETENKHKNFHSGYPLSRFPTTGYRRSRITAGTTRKRPSDLGRAGPPGPPDVPHYYPLYQIAGESLLPDTLLAPSIPGGAFRSVDLRARDTFLARVPAVASGPVTGRLWERKASGRSTDLPQPPKTTSLPGTIAAVPAPIQAPPVILTLPGQSVDRLCVDIKHSQGPMNLLSDPEQGIEVTAQYKTEKAQFSWIKVTFKNPELQVHAFSEHVVVTRNRRNSAYKWKETLFSVIPGLKMTMDKAGLLLLSSPDRVTIGLLPWDGPGEGLRLLLRDTDRFSSRVGGVLGQFYQDVVWGPPAAANDSQRTLTVGDLEYTATRLLKLDYHEGSPGTEISCWSVEL
- the ITIH4 gene encoding inter-alpha-trypsin inhibitor heavy chain H4 isoform X3 codes for the protein MKTSGPGCTRGIVLVLLSLLAALCTTTAQKNDIDIYSLTVDSKVSSRFAHTVVTSRVVNRADIAQEAKFQVELPKRAFITNFSMIIEGVTYPGNIKEKAAAQEQYSQAVARGESAGLVKATGRKTEQFQVSVSVAPSAKVTFELVYEELLKRHLGAYELLLKVQPQQLVKHLQMDIHIFEPQGISFLETESTFMTNELVDALTVSQNKTKAHIQFKPTLSQQKSSGQQDTVLNGNFIVRYDVNRTISGGSIQIEGGYFVHYFAPEGLPTIPKNVIFVIDKSGSMRGRKIQQTREALIKILDDLSPNDQFNLVSFSGGAAQWKPSLVPASAENVNQARSYATGIQAQGGTNINDAMLMAVQLLDSANQQELLPEGSVSLIILLTDGDPTMGETNPARIQKNVKEAVGGQHSVFSLGFGFDVSYAFLEKLALDNGGLARRIYEDSDSALQLQDFYQEVANPLLTAVTFEYPSNAVKDVSQDNFRLLFKGSEIVVAGKIRDQSPDVLSAKVKGKMHMQNITFQTESSVVEQEKEFQSPKYIFHSFMERLWAYLTIQQLLEKMVSASNAEKQALETQALNLSLHYCFVTPLTSMVVTKPEGKEQSEVAEKPMETENKHKNFHSGYPLSRFPTTGYRRSRITAGTTRKRPSDLGRAGPPGPPDVPHYYPLYQIAGESLLPDTLLAPSIPGGAFRSVDLRARDTFLARVPAVASGPVTGRLWERKASGRSTDLPQPPKTTSLPAAVPAPIQAPPVILTLPGQSVDRLCVDIKHSQGPMNLLSDPEQGIEVTAQYKTEKAQFSWIKVTFKNPELQVHAFSEHVVVTRNRRNSAYKWKETLFSVIPGLKMTMDKAGLLLLSSPDRVTIGLLPWDGPGEGLRLLLRDTDRFSSRVGGVLGQFYQDVVWGPPAAANDSQRTLTVGDLEYTATRLLKLDYHEGSPGTEISCWSVEL
- the ITIH4 gene encoding inter-alpha-trypsin inhibitor heavy chain H4 isoform X2; its protein translation is MKTSGPGCTRGIVLVLLSLLAALCTTTAQKDIDIYSLTVDSKVSSRFAHTVVTSRVVNRADIAQEAKFQVELPKRAFITNFSMIIEGVTYPGNIKEKAAAQEQYSQAVARGESAGLVKATGRKTEQFQVSVSVAPSAKVTFELVYEELLKRHLGAYELLLKVQPQQLVKHLQMDIHIFEPQGISFLETESTFMTNELVDALTVSQNKTKAHIQFKPTLSQQKSSGQQDTVLNGNFIVRYDVNRTISGGSIQIEGGYFVHYFAPEGLPTIPKNVIFVIDKSGSMRGRKIQQTREALIKILDDLSPNDQFNLVSFSGGAAQWKPSLVPASAENVNQARSYATGIQAQGGTNINDAMLMAVQLLDSANQQELLPEGSVSLIILLTDGDPTMGETNPARIQKNVKEAVGGQHSVFSLGFGFDVSYAFLEKLALDNGGLARRIYEDSDSALQLQDFYQEVANPLLTAVTFEYPSNAVKDVSQDNFRLLFKGSEIVVAGKIRDQSPDVLSAKVKGKMHMQNITFQTESSVVEQEKEFQSPKYIFHSFMERLWAYLTIQQLLEKMVSASNAEKQALETQALNLSLHYCFVTPLTSMVVTKPEGKEQSEVAEKPMETENKHKNFHSGYPLSRFPTTGYRRSRITAGTTRKRPSDLGRAGPPGPPDVPHYYPLYQIAGESLLPDTLLAPSIPGGAFRSVDLRARDTFLARVPAVASGPVTGRLWERKASGRSTDLPQPPKTTSLPGTIAAVPAPIQAPPVILTLPGQSVDRLCVDIKHSQGPMNLLSDPEQGIEVTAQYKTEKAQFSWIKVTFKNPELQVHAFSEHVVVTRNRRNSAYKWKETLFSVIPGLKMTMDKAGLLLLSSPDRVTIGLLPWDGPGEGLRLLLRDTDRFSSRVGGVLGQFYQDVVWGPPAAANDSQRTLTVGDLEYTATRLLKLDYHEGSPGTEISCWSVEL